One genomic segment of Halomarina pelagica includes these proteins:
- a CDS encoding helix-turn-helix domain-containing protein: protein MDHLDDVSTAALRQALDELDDSRPARRLFAAIAYKHGVTQTELAEWFDVERRTIYSWLTRLEADAESLDRVVYDAHRSGRPRKLTDDQCRELRRTLRESPEAAGYDAPAWTPALVRDHVRDRFDVDYSIPSCRRLMKEAGLRYRRTKRGDTRWMPP from the coding sequence ATGGACCACCTCGACGACGTTTCGACGGCGGCCCTTCGCCAGGCGCTCGACGAACTCGACGACAGTCGCCCGGCTCGCCGGTTGTTCGCGGCGATCGCCTACAAGCACGGCGTCACGCAGACGGAACTCGCCGAGTGGTTCGACGTCGAACGGCGGACGATCTACAGCTGGCTGACGCGGCTGGAGGCCGACGCCGAGTCGCTGGATCGCGTCGTGTACGACGCTCACCGCTCCGGCAGACCGCGCAAGCTCACCGACGACCAGTGTCGCGAGTTGCGACGGACGCTCCGCGAATCGCCGGAGGCCGCCGGCTACGACGCGCCGGCGTGGACGCCGGCGCTCGTTCGCGACCACGTCCGGGACCGGTTCGACGTGGACTACTCGATCCCGAGTTGCCGACGCCTGATGAAGGAGGCGGGGCTCCGATACCGCCGGACGAAACGCGGCGACACCCGGTGGATGCCGCCGTAA
- the rdfA gene encoding rod-determining factor RdfA has protein sequence MSNSGTNASGLRPKVKRTIEKYGLDGVGAELEVRWTRVDDRWSLRDLAAWFNKRALEAALADAGMDTVDEELDNLYRLLTDDEVSSASRIQIERRLERAGIDPEELQRDFVSYQAIRTYLLKYREAERVKDERSQREKVRQRLEKLAGRTSTVTESQLEQLRSAEQLNLGSFRTMVDIRIYCEDCNTQYTVNELLAAGGCNCGE, from the coding sequence ATGTCAAATTCAGGAACGAACGCTTCGGGGCTTCGACCGAAGGTCAAACGGACCATCGAGAAGTACGGCCTCGACGGCGTCGGTGCCGAACTCGAGGTCCGGTGGACGCGGGTGGACGACCGGTGGAGCCTCCGGGATCTCGCCGCGTGGTTCAACAAGCGGGCGCTGGAGGCCGCGCTGGCGGACGCCGGGATGGACACCGTCGACGAGGAACTCGACAACCTCTATCGGCTCCTGACCGACGACGAGGTGAGTTCCGCCTCGCGCATCCAGATCGAGCGACGACTGGAGCGCGCCGGGATCGATCCCGAGGAGCTACAGCGGGACTTCGTGTCGTATCAGGCGATCCGGACGTACCTGCTTAAGTATCGCGAGGCGGAGCGCGTCAAAGACGAGCGCAGCCAGCGCGAGAAGGTCAGACAGCGACTCGAAAAGCTCGCCGGGCGAACGTCCACGGTCACAGAGAGCCAGTTGGAACAGCTCCGGTCCGCCGAACAGCTGAATCTCGGCTCGTTTCGGACGATGGTCGACATCCGCATCTACTGCGAGGACTGCAACACGCAGTACACGGTGAACGAGTTGCTCGCGGCGGGGGGGTGTAACTGCGGGGAGTGA
- a CDS encoding carbohydrate ABC transporter permease, which produces MATQTRTKTGLLSGDYTIEQKEAILGYLLVAPAVLLVGAVILYPVAYNVYLSFTQVPISPEQSPTWVGLRHYRTLLSSGAFWDALTNTIVFTFFSDTLATAGGLGAALLFNRRFRGRRIARGLMLLPYVAPLIAVAYIWQWLLDPLYGLVPYVLGDLLGLGIGQLDVLNNAGTALWAVVAFDAWRYFPFAFLMIIARLQAIPADMYEAAKIDGASRFAQFKDITLPELKYVLGTVFLLRWIWNFNKFADIWLLTRQVQTLPIYAYQTAFANYNQGQAAAIAMVLFLALMGFVLLYVTWILEW; this is translated from the coding sequence ATGGCTACACAGACACGGACCAAGACGGGCCTGCTGTCGGGCGACTACACGATCGAGCAGAAGGAGGCCATCCTCGGATACCTGCTGGTCGCGCCGGCGGTCCTCCTCGTCGGGGCGGTCATCCTGTACCCGGTCGCGTACAACGTCTACCTGAGCTTCACGCAGGTGCCGATCTCGCCCGAGCAGTCGCCGACCTGGGTGGGATTGCGCCACTACCGGACGCTCCTGTCGAGCGGCGCGTTCTGGGACGCGCTGACGAACACGATCGTGTTCACGTTCTTCAGCGACACGCTCGCCACCGCGGGCGGACTCGGCGCCGCGCTGCTGTTCAACCGACGGTTTCGCGGTCGGCGGATCGCCCGGGGGCTGATGTTGCTCCCCTACGTCGCGCCGCTGATCGCGGTCGCGTACATCTGGCAGTGGTTGCTGGATCCGCTGTACGGACTCGTCCCGTACGTCCTGGGCGACCTGCTCGGCCTCGGGATCGGTCAGCTCGACGTGCTCAACAACGCCGGAACGGCGCTGTGGGCGGTCGTCGCCTTCGACGCCTGGCGGTACTTCCCGTTCGCCTTCCTGATGATCATCGCGCGTCTGCAGGCGATCCCAGCGGACATGTACGAGGCGGCGAAGATCGACGGCGCGAGTCGGTTCGCGCAGTTCAAGGACATCACGCTCCCCGAACTCAAGTACGTCCTCGGGACGGTGTTCCTCCTGCGGTGGATCTGGAACTTCAACAAGTTCGCCGACATCTGGCTCCTGACGCGCCAGGTCCAGACGCTGCCGATCTACGCCTACCAGACGGCGTTCGCGAACTACAACCAGGGGCAGGCGGCCGCCATCGCGATGGTGCTGTTCCTCGCGCTCATGGGCTTCGTCCTGCTCTACGTCACCTGGATTCTGGAGTGGTAA
- a CDS encoding TrmB family transcriptional regulator translates to MNEDELYDGLREAGLSKYQIRAYVALLELGTAAATTLAEEADVPRSRIYDTLRDLEERGYVETYEQDTLRARAREPTEIFEELRERARVLDDTAEEIRDRWQRASVGGHRISVLKRTETAFERAESAIREAENRVQLSVTPEQFERLRPALCDAMRDGLFVMVSFNTSPERPTEPPGDEALRGAVTEARHRHLPAPFVALVDRSVTCFAPHVRPVGQYGVVFEDETLTYIFHWYFQAALWESWPILYTTRDDGLPAEYVDIRECIRDVAPLLADGAHVTARVRGTEVRRREPFDRRGEIVDALYATAPDDDPTAPPTLSSLAGQATLVLEADGEEYGIGGWGAILEDVEAQRVIVESIEFPDDREAT, encoded by the coding sequence ATGAACGAGGACGAGCTGTACGACGGGTTGAGGGAGGCGGGGCTGTCGAAGTACCAGATCAGGGCGTACGTCGCGCTCCTGGAACTGGGGACGGCCGCGGCGACGACGCTCGCCGAGGAAGCCGACGTGCCCCGGTCGCGTATCTACGACACCCTCCGCGACCTCGAGGAGCGGGGCTACGTCGAGACGTACGAACAGGACACGCTGCGGGCACGCGCTCGCGAGCCGACCGAGATCTTCGAGGAACTCCGAGAGCGGGCACGGGTGCTCGACGACACCGCCGAGGAGATCAGGGATCGATGGCAGCGCGCGAGCGTCGGGGGACACCGCATCAGCGTCCTCAAGCGAACCGAGACGGCCTTCGAGCGGGCGGAGTCGGCGATCCGCGAGGCCGAGAACCGCGTCCAGCTCTCCGTCACGCCCGAGCAGTTCGAACGGCTGCGCCCCGCGCTGTGCGACGCCATGCGCGACGGTCTGTTCGTCATGGTCTCGTTCAACACGTCGCCGGAGCGGCCGACCGAGCCGCCGGGCGACGAGGCGCTCCGGGGGGCGGTCACGGAGGCGCGACACCGCCACCTGCCCGCCCCGTTCGTCGCGCTCGTCGATCGGAGCGTCACCTGCTTCGCGCCGCACGTGCGTCCCGTCGGTCAGTACGGCGTCGTCTTCGAGGACGAGACGCTGACGTACATCTTCCACTGGTACTTCCAGGCGGCGCTCTGGGAATCGTGGCCGATCCTCTACACGACGCGCGACGACGGTCTCCCGGCCGAGTACGTCGACATCCGCGAGTGCATCCGCGACGTCGCCCCCCTGTTGGCCGACGGCGCTCACGTCACCGCTCGCGTTCGGGGCACGGAGGTCCGACGGCGCGAACCCTTCGACCGACGGGGCGAGATCGTCGACGCCCTCTACGCGACCGCGCCGGACGACGACCCGACGGCACCGCCGACGCTGTCCAGCCTGGCCGGTCAGGCCACGCTCGTTCTCGAAGCCGACGGCGAGGAGTACGGGATCGGCGGCTGGGGAGCGATCCTCGAAGACGTCGAGGCCCAGCGGGTGATCGTCGAGTCCATCGAGTTCCCCGACGACCGAGAGGCGACCTGA
- a CDS encoding ABC transporter substrate-binding protein: MTRESTTPAVSRRTVLEGIGGAAAVTALAGCLDGIYGGGGGGTNDGSGSGNGNGSGSGGTSRITFWTTQVENDRKQVIRELIRSYESGHPTNVEMIAVKEDDLPTRIASARASGTLPAIAEFGLSPMQKLGSGGLLSKQAAADVIGAVGEDTFYQGALDLTRAPDGGHYAVPMHGWVEGFWYRKSVLEEHGLDGPTTWDDLLNAAKTLHRPDENQFGTVVGTKKTSFARQCFTPFARSNGARVFDEAGEIVFDSREMIEALKFYGKLAQYTPPGKDTWKTANHTYLNGQCHLIEYSTYIMGDVAGKGTEMVEDTGFSPYVERKRRSSFGQIVALNLFSSASKEALDAAKTYAEFLLTGKQYVKWLHMAPGGMNPVLKPTARSEAFKDNETLKAWGATVEDVSDAFENIERFGYVEGKAFPELGKITNEYLIAEAVSRVAGGEDAATVAREQAEEMRRVVGQ, from the coding sequence ATGACCCGGGAATCCACGACTCCGGCGGTATCGCGGCGGACCGTCCTCGAGGGGATCGGCGGTGCGGCCGCCGTCACCGCGCTGGCGGGGTGTCTGGACGGCATCTACGGCGGCGGTGGGGGAGGAACGAACGACGGATCGGGATCCGGAAACGGAAACGGGAGCGGAAGCGGCGGGACCTCCCGGATCACGTTCTGGACGACGCAGGTCGAGAACGACCGAAAGCAGGTCATCAGGGAGTTGATCCGGAGCTACGAGTCGGGCCACCCGACGAACGTCGAGATGATCGCGGTGAAGGAGGACGACCTGCCGACGCGCATCGCCTCCGCCCGCGCGTCGGGCACCCTCCCGGCGATCGCGGAGTTCGGCCTCTCGCCCATGCAGAAGCTGGGGAGCGGCGGACTCCTCTCGAAGCAGGCGGCCGCGGACGTGATCGGTGCCGTCGGTGAGGACACGTTCTATCAGGGTGCGCTCGATCTGACAAGAGCGCCCGACGGCGGCCACTACGCGGTGCCGATGCACGGCTGGGTGGAGGGCTTCTGGTACCGAAAGAGCGTGCTTGAGGAGCACGGCCTGGATGGGCCGACGACCTGGGACGACCTGTTGAACGCCGCGAAGACGCTCCACAGACCGGACGAGAACCAGTTCGGGACCGTCGTGGGGACGAAGAAGACGTCGTTCGCCCGGCAGTGTTTCACCCCGTTCGCCCGCTCGAACGGCGCGCGGGTGTTCGACGAGGCGGGCGAGATCGTCTTCGACAGCCGGGAGATGATCGAGGCCCTCAAGTTCTACGGGAAGCTGGCGCAGTACACGCCACCGGGTAAGGACACGTGGAAGACGGCGAACCACACCTACCTCAACGGACAGTGTCACCTCATCGAGTACTCGACGTACATCATGGGTGACGTCGCCGGGAAGGGGACCGAGATGGTCGAGGACACCGGATTCTCGCCCTACGTCGAGCGGAAGCGCAGGAGTTCCTTCGGCCAGATCGTCGCGCTCAACCTCTTCAGCTCCGCGTCGAAGGAAGCGCTCGACGCCGCGAAGACGTACGCCGAGTTCCTCCTGACCGGGAAGCAGTACGTCAAGTGGCTCCACATGGCACCGGGGGGGATGAACCCGGTGCTCAAGCCGACGGCCCGGAGCGAGGCGTTCAAGGACAACGAGACGCTGAAGGCGTGGGGTGCGACCGTTGAGGACGTCTCGGACGCGTTCGAGAACATCGAACGGTTCGGCTACGTCGAGGGGAAAGCGTTCCCCGAACTCGGAAAGATCACGAACGAGTACCTCATCGCCGAGGCGGTTTCCCGCGTCGCCGGGGGCGAAGACGCGGCGACGGTCGCGAGAGAACAGGCGGAGGAGATGCGTCGGGTGGTGGGGCAGTAG
- a CDS encoding archaea-specific SMC-related protein, which produces MEQQTEAAVDLDVRNIGGIEATSVSLTPGVSVLSGRNATNRTSLLQAIMAACGSDRASLKGDAEEGSVELTMGDETYTRQLSRTGSSLSFSGDPYLDDADVADLFAFLLESNEARLAVARQDDLRDIIMRPVDTDQLQAEIEQLEAEKRQLSQELDELEGLDERLPELEEERTRLEQRLEDKREELEETQAELEAADQDVEETREEKSELEAKFDELRDTRSRLEDVRYDIDTQQERLKSLRADRDDAESDLEDLSETPAGDVADIESEIRTLRERKQRLEADISDLQNIIQFNQDLLEEANSEVFEALNADDGSTDGAVTDQLLADETVTCWTCGSEVDADQIEGTVDRLRELSQRKVGDVRDVESELDDLTSEKRTLERERQRREQLERTVDRLESDIEETEARIEELEAKRDELHEEIESLETAVDELESTDYSEVLDLHKQVNQLEFEIDRIESDIDDIDDETESIEGRLDEREQIEAQREEIQHELTDLRTRIETIEEGAIDEFNDHMETVLDILEYSNLERVWIERTERDVREGRRKVTKASFDLHVIRASESGAAYEDTIDHLSESEREVTGLIFALAGYLVHEVYETCPFMLLDSLEAIDSDRIATLVEYFADYADYLVVALLEEDAAALDGDYHRVTEI; this is translated from the coding sequence ATGGAGCAACAGACCGAGGCCGCTGTCGACCTCGATGTTCGAAACATAGGAGGTATCGAAGCGACGTCGGTGTCGCTGACACCGGGCGTGAGCGTTCTCTCGGGGCGAAACGCGACGAATCGAACGTCGCTCCTTCAGGCGATCATGGCCGCGTGCGGCAGCGATCGCGCGTCGCTCAAGGGCGACGCGGAGGAGGGATCGGTCGAGCTGACGATGGGCGACGAGACGTACACGAGACAGCTCTCGCGGACCGGTAGTTCGCTCAGCTTCAGCGGGGACCCGTATCTCGACGACGCCGACGTCGCGGACCTCTTCGCGTTCCTGCTCGAATCCAACGAGGCGCGGCTGGCCGTCGCGCGGCAGGACGACCTGCGCGACATCATCATGCGACCGGTCGACACGGACCAGTTGCAGGCCGAGATCGAGCAACTCGAGGCTGAGAAGCGTCAGCTGTCGCAGGAACTCGACGAACTCGAGGGGCTCGACGAGCGCCTGCCGGAACTCGAGGAGGAGCGGACGCGTCTCGAACAGCGCCTCGAGGACAAGCGCGAGGAACTCGAGGAAACGCAGGCGGAACTCGAGGCGGCGGACCAGGACGTCGAGGAGACGCGAGAGGAGAAATCGGAACTCGAGGCGAAGTTCGACGAGCTTCGGGACACGCGCTCGCGGCTCGAGGACGTCCGCTACGACATCGACACGCAGCAGGAGCGCCTGAAGTCCCTGCGAGCGGACAGGGACGACGCGGAGAGCGATCTCGAGGACCTCTCTGAGACCCCCGCGGGCGACGTGGCCGACATCGAATCCGAGATCCGCACGCTCCGGGAGCGAAAGCAGCGTCTGGAGGCGGACATCAGCGACCTCCAGAACATCATCCAGTTCAACCAGGACCTGCTGGAGGAGGCGAACAGCGAGGTGTTCGAGGCGCTGAACGCCGACGACGGATCGACCGACGGGGCGGTGACGGATCAGCTCCTCGCGGACGAGACGGTCACGTGCTGGACGTGCGGCTCGGAGGTCGACGCCGACCAGATCGAGGGGACGGTCGATCGCCTCCGCGAACTGTCTCAGCGCAAGGTGGGGGACGTCAGGGACGTCGAGTCGGAACTGGACGACCTCACGTCCGAGAAGCGGACGCTCGAGCGCGAGCGACAGCGCCGCGAGCAACTGGAGCGCACGGTCGACAGGCTGGAGTCCGACATCGAGGAGACCGAAGCGCGGATCGAGGAGTTGGAGGCCAAGCGCGACGAGCTACACGAGGAGATCGAGTCCCTCGAGACCGCGGTCGACGAACTCGAGAGCACCGACTACAGCGAGGTGCTCGACCTGCACAAACAGGTGAACCAGCTCGAGTTCGAGATCGACCGCATCGAGAGCGACATCGACGACATCGACGACGAGACCGAGTCGATCGAGGGGCGACTCGACGAGCGCGAACAGATCGAGGCCCAGCGCGAGGAGATCCAGCACGAACTCACGGACCTCCGCACGCGGATCGAGACGATCGAGGAGGGGGCGATCGACGAGTTCAACGACCACATGGAGACGGTGCTCGACATCCTCGAGTACTCGAACCTCGAACGCGTCTGGATCGAGCGGACCGAACGGGACGTCCGCGAGGGCAGGCGAAAGGTGACCAAGGCGTCGTTCGACCTGCACGTTATCCGGGCGTCCGAGTCGGGTGCGGCCTACGAGGACACGATCGACCACCTGAGCGAGTCCGAGCGCGAGGTGACGGGCCTCATCTTCGCGCTGGCGGGCTACCTGGTCCACGAGGTGTACGAGACCTGCCCGTTCATGCTGCTCGACTCCCTCGAGGCGATCGACTCCGACCGCATCGCCACGCTCGTCGAGTACTTCGCCGACTACGCGGACTACCTGGTCGTCGCGCTCCTCGAGGAGGACGCCGCCGCGCTCGACGGCGACTACCACCGCGTGACCGAGATCTGA
- a CDS encoding IclR family transcriptional regulator: protein MVATDPSPGLRTTAISLQLVDHILELEGASLAELAEVSGLAKSTVHSHLTTLAAYGYVVNEDNRYHLGAKFCHLGDYVRTRKEYYRIAEEAVSRLAAESTLDADFTVEEHGRVVSLYGNLDFANSPRFLIDGSPFHVHTTASGKAIVAQYDEERVREIVDRWGLPAATEHSITTRAELFAELERVREQGYAENREEAIGGLWAVGKAVTSPRGEVYGSLNLSGPAYAVDEETKAVQVELLERAVESFEREIREMYRAPSATDEGA, encoded by the coding sequence ATGGTAGCAACCGACCCGTCGCCGGGGCTCAGGACGACCGCCATCTCGCTCCAGCTAGTGGACCACATCCTCGAACTCGAAGGTGCCAGCCTGGCCGAACTCGCGGAGGTCTCCGGGCTGGCGAAGAGCACCGTCCACAGCCACCTCACCACGCTCGCCGCGTACGGCTACGTCGTCAACGAGGACAACCGCTACCACCTCGGCGCGAAGTTCTGTCACCTCGGCGACTACGTGCGGACGCGAAAGGAGTACTACCGCATCGCCGAGGAGGCCGTCTCGCGGCTCGCCGCGGAGTCGACCCTGGACGCCGACTTCACCGTCGAGGAGCACGGCCGCGTCGTCTCGCTGTACGGCAACCTCGACTTCGCTAACTCCCCGCGGTTCCTGATCGACGGGAGCCCATTCCACGTCCACACCACCGCGTCCGGGAAGGCGATCGTCGCCCAGTACGACGAGGAGCGCGTCCGGGAGATCGTCGACCGCTGGGGCCTGCCGGCCGCGACCGAGCACTCGATCACGACGCGGGCCGAGCTGTTCGCCGAACTGGAGCGGGTCCGGGAACAGGGGTACGCAGAGAACCGGGAGGAGGCCATCGGCGGGCTGTGGGCCGTCGGGAAGGCCGTGACGTCGCCCCGCGGGGAGGTGTACGGCTCGCTCAACCTCAGCGGGCCGGCCTACGCGGTCGACGAGGAGACGAAGGCGGTGCAGGTCGAACTGCTCGAACGGGCGGTCGAGTCGTTCGAGCGCGAGATCAGGGAGATGTACCGAGCGCCGTCGGCGACCGACGAGGGGGCGTGA
- a CDS encoding M24 family metallopeptidase yields MGQLVRRPFDDAEYRERLRETQLRMGERGLDVLLLTDPANVYYLSGYDAYSFYTPQILIVTAESAQPVGVWREQDYRCATETTWLDDENVLLYTDDYVDAERHPMEFVADLLRDRGDAGTTVGVEMDAYYLSARAYRALHRALPEATLRDATGLVNGVRLVKSDREVDYHRHAGKIAERAMRVGVEAIDVGVRQSEAAGAVYDALLSGTAETGGDYPAIVPLMPSGRGTGSPHLTWTDEAYEAGEPVILELAGVVNRYHSPLARTMFLGEPPAEAREAAAVIVEGLEAALDAVEPGVTCEAVERAWRERIEGTRVEKESRIGYSTGIGYPPTWIERTANIRPGDETVLEENMVFHLIPGVWFDDYGIEISESFRVTGDGAETFADFPRELIVK; encoded by the coding sequence ATGGGTCAGCTAGTCAGGCGACCGTTCGACGACGCGGAGTACCGGGAGCGACTCCGAGAGACGCAGCTGCGCATGGGAGAACGCGGCCTCGACGTCCTCCTCCTCACCGATCCGGCGAACGTCTACTACCTCTCGGGGTACGACGCCTACTCCTTCTACACCCCCCAGATCCTGATCGTCACGGCGGAGTCGGCACAGCCGGTCGGCGTGTGGCGCGAGCAGGACTACCGGTGTGCGACGGAGACGACGTGGCTCGACGACGAGAACGTCCTCCTCTACACGGACGACTACGTCGACGCCGAACGCCACCCCATGGAGTTCGTCGCGGACCTCCTGCGCGACCGGGGCGACGCCGGGACGACCGTCGGCGTCGAGATGGACGCGTACTACCTCTCGGCGCGGGCGTACCGCGCGCTCCATCGGGCGCTCCCCGAGGCGACCCTGCGCGACGCGACCGGGCTCGTGAACGGCGTCCGCCTCGTCAAGAGCGACCGGGAGGTCGACTACCACCGCCACGCCGGGAAGATCGCCGAGCGGGCGATGCGGGTCGGCGTCGAGGCCATCGACGTCGGCGTCAGACAGTCCGAGGCCGCGGGTGCCGTGTACGACGCGCTCCTCTCGGGGACGGCGGAGACCGGCGGCGACTACCCCGCCATCGTCCCGCTCATGCCCTCGGGTCGGGGCACGGGATCGCCGCACCTCACGTGGACCGACGAGGCGTACGAGGCGGGCGAACCGGTCATCCTCGAACTCGCTGGCGTCGTGAACCGCTACCACTCGCCGCTCGCGCGCACGATGTTCCTCGGGGAACCGCCGGCGGAGGCCCGGGAGGCCGCGGCGGTCATCGTCGAGGGGTTGGAGGCGGCGCTGGACGCGGTCGAACCGGGGGTCACCTGCGAGGCGGTCGAGCGGGCCTGGCGCGAGCGGATCGAGGGGACGCGCGTCGAGAAGGAGTCGCGCATCGGCTACTCCACGGGCATCGGCTACCCGCCGACGTGGATCGAACGGACGGCGAACATCCGCCCCGGCGACGAGACGGTCCTGGAGGAGAACATGGTGTTCCACCTGATCCCCGGCGTCTGGTTCGACGACTACGGCATCGAGATCAGCGAGTCGTTCCGCGTCACCGGCGACGGCGCGGAGACGTTCGCCGACTTCCCGCGCGAACTCATCGTGAAGTAG
- a CDS encoding carbohydrate ABC transporter permease encodes MLKTILTTTVDGFRAAFGRGRIETSPLERAVFLLAVGTVLLVSLFPFYWMVVTSFMPESAIYSLPPTLVPTEFTLDHYESVFSPETFPFVTYFKNSLIISLLTGGLSVLVATFGAYSFARLEYRGRGLFSRGVLLVYMFSGILLVVPLFQIVVWLGLVDKPSSLVITYLVQTLPVSLYMLGNYFRSVPPEIEEAAIMDGYSRIEVVFRITLPLSAPAIVAVFIYTFMIAWNEYLFASIFLRTQSNFTLPIGLDALSSGFHQVWGQIMAASLMTSIPIVVMFVYLEKYMVEGLTFGSVEG; translated from the coding sequence ATGCTGAAGACGATACTCACTACGACGGTCGACGGGTTCAGGGCCGCATTCGGACGCGGGCGGATCGAGACGAGCCCCCTGGAGCGGGCGGTGTTCCTCCTCGCGGTCGGCACCGTCCTGCTCGTCTCGCTGTTCCCGTTCTACTGGATGGTCGTGACGAGTTTCATGCCGGAGAGCGCGATCTACTCGCTCCCGCCGACGCTCGTCCCAACGGAGTTCACGCTCGACCACTACGAGAGCGTGTTCAGCCCCGAGACGTTCCCCTTCGTCACCTACTTCAAGAACAGCCTCATCATCTCGCTGCTCACGGGCGGGCTGTCGGTGCTCGTGGCCACGTTCGGCGCGTACAGCTTCGCCCGCCTCGAGTACCGCGGCCGGGGGCTGTTCTCGCGGGGCGTGCTCCTCGTGTACATGTTCTCGGGCATCCTGCTCGTCGTCCCGCTGTTCCAGATCGTCGTCTGGCTGGGGCTGGTCGACAAACCGTCGAGCCTCGTGATCACGTACCTCGTCCAGACGCTTCCCGTCTCGCTGTACATGCTCGGGAACTACTTCCGCAGCGTGCCCCCGGAGATCGAGGAGGCGGCGATCATGGACGGCTACTCCCGGATCGAGGTCGTCTTCCGGATCACGCTCCCGCTCTCCGCCCCGGCGATCGTGGCCGTGTTCATCTACACGTTCATGATCGCCTGGAACGAGTACCTCTTCGCCAGCATCTTCCTGCGCACGCAGAGCAACTTCACGCTGCCGATCGGTCTCGACGCCCTCTCCTCGGGGTTCCACCAGGTGTGGGGGCAGATCATGGCCGCGTCGCTGATGACCAGCATCCCGATCGTCGTCATGTTCGTCTACTTAGAGAAGTACATGGTCGAGGGACTGACCTTCGGGTCGGTGGAGGGGTAG